Below is a window of Bos javanicus breed banteng chromosome 6, ARS-OSU_banteng_1.0, whole genome shotgun sequence DNA.
GCTCCAGCGGGAACCAGGGGGAGCCCAAGGCGTCCGCGAAGTGCGTGAAGTTGAGGCACAAGGTGCGGGAGATCCGGAACAAGAAAGGAGCGCGCAGCGGGCAGAGCCGGCTCTCGCTGAAGCGCGGCGAGAAGGCggagagaagcccacacgccgccgggagcagcagcagcagcggcggtgGCGGTTCCTTCCGACAGCTGTGCAAGCGGGGCAAGCGGCCGCTGAAGGAGCTGGGCAGGAAGGAGGCGGGGGGTGCCGAGGGCAGAGACCTGTTCCTGGAGAGCAGGACGGACAGGGAGTACAAGGAGGAGCCGCTGTGGTACACCGAGCCCATCGCCGAGTACTTCGTCCCTCTGAGCAGAAAAAGCAAGCTGGAGACCACGTACCGCAACAGGCAAGACGCCGGCGACGTGACCTCAGCGGCCGTGGAGGAGTTGTCCGAGTCAGTGCACGGCCTCTGCATCAGCAACAATAATATTCATAAAACATACCTCGCAGCAGGTACTTTCATCGATGGTCATTTTGTAGAAATGCCTGCAGTCATAAATGAGGACATCGACCTCGCTGGGACCTCATTCTGTCCTCTGCCAGAGGACGACAAATACTTGGATGATATTCATCTGTCAGAACTAACACACTTCTACGAAGTGGATATTGACCAATCCATGTTGGATCCCGGTGCCTCAGAAACCACGCAAGGAGAAAGTCGGATTTTGAATATGATTCgacaaaaaagcaaagagaagacaGATTTTGAGGCAGAATGTTGCATAGTGTTAGATGGAATGGAGTTGCAAGGGGAACGTGCAATATGGGCAGATTGTACCAGCTCTGTGGGCGCCGAGGGCTTTCTCCTGCAAGACCTTGGCAGCCTGGCCCAGTTCTGGGAGTGCTGTTCGTCCAGCTCTGGCGATGCCGACGGGGAGAGTTTTGCGGGAGACTCCCCGGTTCGACTCTCCCCGACCTTAGACAGCACAGCGCTCAATCCGCATTTGCTGGCCGGCAATCAAGAGCTCTTTTCAGATATTAATGAAGGATCTGGTATAAACTCCTGTTTTTCAGTGTTTGAAGTGCAATGCAGTAATTCtgttttaccattttcttttgaaaCACTCAACTTGggaaatgaaaatacagattCTAGTGCTAACATGCTTGGGAAAACACAGTCTAGATTACTAATATGGACCAAAAATAGTGCCTTCGAGGAAAATGAACACTGTTCTAATCTTTCAACAAGAACTTGCAGTCCGTGGTCCCATTCAGAAGAAACACGTTCAGACAATGAGACGTTAAGTGTCCAGTTTGAAGAGTCCACACAGTTTAACGCAGAGGATATTAACTATGTAGTTCCTAGAGTCTCATCCAATTATGTAGATGAAGAACTCCTAGATTTTTTGCAGGATGAAACTTGCCAGCAAAACAGTAGGACTTTAGGAGAAATCCCAACGTTAgttttccaaaaaaaatctaaactagAATCTATCTGTGGTATTCAGCTAGAACAAAAAACAGAGAACAAAGCCTTCGAAACTACGCAAGCGTGTAGTGAAGGCAGTCCGCGTGGAGATGGCTACAGCTCAGGGGTTATTAAAGACATTTGGACAAAGATGGCAGACAGAAATTCTGCAGCTCTACTAGAAATAGAAAGCGTTGATGATGAGTTGTTTCCGACAGATGTAAATAACTACTGCTGCTGTTTGGATGCTGAGGCTCCAATGGAGCCCCTCCAGGAGCCAAACAAGGCTGTGCAGAGATCAGAGTACCACCTGTGGGAGGGCCAgaaagagaccctggagaagagagcCTTTGTGTCCGGCGAGCTGTCCAAGGTGGATGGCGGGGACTACACCACCCCGTCGAAACCTTGGGATGTGGCCCAAGACAAAGGGAACTCATTCATCCTGGGAGGGGTTTACGGGGAGCTCAAAACGTTTAACAGCGATGCAGGGTGGGCAGTCGTACCGCCCAGTCACGCCAAAGGGAGTTTGCTGCAGTGTGCCGCTTCTGACGTGGTGACCATAGCGGGGACAGATGTCTTTATGACCCCCGGAAACAGCTTCGCTCCTGGTCACAGGCAGTTATGGAAACCCTTTGTGTCCCTGGAACAGAACGACCAGCCGAAGAGCGGGGAAAACGGATTGAATAAGGGATTTTCCTTCATCTTCCATGAAGACTTACTAGGAGCTTGTGGCAACTTTCAAGTTGAAGATCCTGGACTCGAgtatcccttctcttcttttgactTAAGCAATCCGTTTTCACAAGTTCTCCACGTAGAGTGTTCCTTTGAACCCGAAGGGATTGCATCTTTCAGTCCAAGCTTCAAACCGAAGTCAATCCTCTGCTCTGATTCCGACAGTGAAGTTTTCCACCCCAGGATATGCGACGTCGACAGAACACAGTACCGGGCTATCCGGATCTCCCCCAGGACTCACTTTCGCCCCATCTCTGCATCTGAACTCTCCCCCGGAGGAGGAAGTGAGTCAGAATTTGAATCCGAGAGAGACGAAGCAAATGTTCCCATTCCTTCTCAAGTCGACGCATTCGAAGATCCACAGGCAGATCTCAAACCGCTTGAAGAGGACGCAGAGAAAGAAGGCCATTACTATGGGAAGTCCGAGCTTGAGTCTGGGAAGTTCCTCCCCAGGTTAAAGAAGTCTGGGATGGAGAAGAGTGCCCAGACATCCCTGGATTCCCAGGAGGAGTCGGCCGGGGTCCTGCCAGCAGGAGAGCGGAACCCGTGTCTGGAGTGCAGCATGAGCGAGCCTCTGGAGATCGACCTGGAAAGCCCAGAAGCAAACTGTAAAATAATGGCACAGTGCGAGGAAGAAATTAATCATTTCTGCAGCTGCAAAGCAGGTTGTCAGTTCCCTGCTTATGAAGATAATCCAGTTTCTTCAGGACAGCTGGAAGAGGTATGTGTCAGTGGGGATCGGTACTTGGTGAAAGGATTTGATCAGACTTTAAGAACAGCCATTTCAGGCAAAGAAAAGATAGAGTTAAATTATTGGGAATTTAGCTTGAACGTCTTAAAACTTAGCATCCTTGGATTTGATGTTTATCAATTTGAACTAGACAATTGACATTTTTAGATAAATCAGAGTATGAGGTGTTTCTGAGTGGTTTAACATGCATGTGCTATGCTTAAAGCAAAGCTTTCCCAACTGATGAATCCAGAAGTGGCCGTTCACTCTTCGGAAGGCCCCTTGCTCCTCAGAAATGGCGGCGAAAGGTTTCTTGAAGTAGGAAGCCTGTCTGACTGTCTCTGCAACACTGATTAGTTTATAAAAAGTTAACGTTTTACATGTAAGATAAATTACATCTCTGTAGaattctctgaaattttttgtGGTACATGTAGAAATTAACCCTCAATACAAATGTAACAAAATAACTTCCACAGAATCCCTGCAGGTGTACCCTTGCTTATTACAAAGTATGTGTTCCTGAAGTTACCTGAACTGTATGGGTCAGTCGGTCAAATGAGGTTAATAGGAATAGTGTTTTAAAGGAGTCATTGTGCCGTCTGACGTTGCTGAGAAGTGATCTGAGGGTAAACTGTATAAGAAGAAACAGTGACACTGATGACCTGTGCCCAAGGAGAAGCCTGGGGCTctgcccccgccccggccctTTTCCAGgtgcagctttttaaaaagtcaggtgGAGGTATCGAGAAGTCAGGCCACCTGTGGCTGGACAGCCGCTGGGTCATCCCTTCCTCGCCTCCGTCGTCCTGCACGCTCCGCCTGCCTGCCCGCCCTCCACGTGGTTCTGTCCAGCTGGACCCAGGAGGCGCCCCTccctctgctaagtcgcttcagtcatgtccgactctctgcgaccccatagacggcagcccaccaggctcccccgtccctgggattctccaggcaagaacactggagtgggttgccatttccttctccagtgcatgaaagtgaaaagtgaaagtgaagtcgctcagtcgtgtccgactcctagcgaccccatggactgcagcccaccaggctcctccgtccatgggattttccaggcaagactactggagtggggtgccatcaccttctccagaaatcatttctgcttccttttaattttcatgtgcTTTATGCCTTTCCTCTTAGTTGCATTTGCCATTTTTCATGAGTCATCGGTGTCCTTTCTTTGTTAAGTTGTGAGCTCCTGAATCCTATGGATTCAGATGCCATATCATTCATGTGTCCAGTCAGTGCACAGGTGTGGCCCTAAGCGCAGGTGGTGGTGGGAAGCCCCCACAGCAACCCAAGAATCACTCTCGGAGGCACTTGCCTGGGGATATTTAGCCAGGAATTGAATCCCACCGAAACACTGACATCTGAGTTGCTCAGAACAGCAAAAAAGTATAACGCTGTTAGCCTTCATCTGTTTGCTGGTCACCCCACCTTTCATCCTTAAAAGTGTCCTCACGTACTTTGTGTCTCGCCTGGCTCCAGACGGGGAATGAAGAAAAAGAGTGAGAGCGAGTCCGCATCACAGCCACCGCTACAGGCCTCCACCTCCTGGGTGTTGGCATCTCTGTGTGTTATCAGAGCTCTGGCTTGTCTGACAGGTctgttcagttcaggcgctcggtcgtgtccggctctttgcgaccccatggactgcagcatgccaggcctccctgtccatcaccaactcctggagtttaatcaaactcatgtccgttgggtcggtgatgccatccagccctctcatcctctgttgtccccttctcctcctgccctcctcttTCCCAGCAAAGCTGACAGGTCTGGGGCGCCAGCTAAGTCCTCGGAGGACCCTCGCCGTCCCGGGTCCTCTCAGCCCTCGTCTCAGCATCGTTGCCTACAGCTCCCACCTCGTAGCTTCATCTGAGCTGCAGAAAGGTTGAGGGTGGCCCAAAAGGCCCCAGTTTGGGGCCAGGATCTTGCCTCTTCACTCTCACGCTGCCTGTCCGTCTCGGAGATCTCCAGCCAGGTCGTCTCCCCGCCACTTCCCTGAGTGAGGGCAGTCTTTGCAGAGGGCAGggctctgtttttttaaaaagtcactagtTGCCCATCTGTTTTAGAGCATAGGTGGTCTAGAATGTAGGGTTTCTGGTAGAATTGGTACGCAGGAGCCTGAATTAATGATGCTTTTCAAAAGgttagttgagttcagttcagcaaacatttattaaacactcGCCTGTCCTGGGCACATCCCTGCGGCAGGTGCCCTGAGTGAACCAGAGGCTGTCCTTGCCCCGGGAGAATTCAGCCTGGTCCTGAAGACCAAGCGCGAGCAGCTGATTTGCTCTCCGTCACGCAGGTCATTGTCTGCCGTGGTTCCGATGCGGGCGCTCCGGGAGGGCGTGTCCGTGGCACCAGTCCCCTCCTCGCCGCGACATGAGTCCCAGCGTGCTGCCCCTGAGGACCCTGCGTGCTTGTGGAAGCACATACATGCGCGTGCACATGTGTTCTGTCTGCTGTTTTTTTTGgtcccacttttctttttttttttttttggactgaaaTGACACTTTATTTAGAATCacccttctttattttctgcataTTATTTCTGCACATTCTGCATTTTCTCCATCATTTGGAGGTACTATAATTTCCTAGCTGGTTCCTTACATTTgagggtgtttgtgtgtgtgagtcactcagtcgtgtccaactctttgcgaccccatggactgtagcctgccgggcttctctgtccatggaattaccaggcaagaatactggagtggattgcaattcccttctccagaggaacttcccaacccagggatcaaatcctggtctcctgctaCAAGGAAGTCCTTTGAGGGTGTTCCGGCCCACATAATTTGAGGTGGCAGGGATGACAGCCTGGGGAGGGTGAACACAGGAGGAGTGGGAACCCAGAGGAGGACCGACCCGGCCTGAGagtgcagaggaggctggtgcaCAGACCGGCGTGTCCCGGGGCGGAAGGGAGGAGGCGGGGCCCGCcaggcagaagcagcagcagtcgcACCGGTGAGCGGCTCACCTGTGCAGGGTGGCGGCCAGCACGCGGTCGCGGCAGCTGAGGTGTGAGGGAAAGGTGAGGACAGGTGAGCCGTGGGCCTCGGTGCCCAGCTCTGCGTGCCCTTGTGGCAGGAGCATCTGCTCTGTCGTGCCCTCGAAGGCGCAGAGCAGCAGCAAGAGGCTTCATCGTGCCTCCAGGAGTTTGCAGTCCAGGAGGGGAAGGCGTCCCTTGGGACAGGCAGCAGTGCCATGGGGGTCAGGGGCTCTGACCAGCGGAGGGCGTGAGGGCCCAGCCCACCTGCGCCAGACACTGTGCCCTCTATTACCACCACCCCCCTACCGAATGCCCGCAGTGacattccccacccctccccaggatGGCTCAGGGCACGTGGGCCCGGAGGGTGGGCCACCCGCCCCAGATCCCTGCATGAGAGCCAGAGCCAGAGTTCCTTCCAGGGAGGGGGCCCGGACTTCAGTCTTGTCACCAGAAGCAGGAGTGTGCAGTGTGGATTTAAAGCAGCAAGCATTTACCCAACTTTCATCTCCTGGAGAATTACTGACCGTTACATCTCCTGCTACAGACGTTTTCGATAAGGCTTTCTGGGTAGTGTTCACGTCTTCCCTCTTTACCATTTCCTTCATCCATCACACGTTTGTTAAGAGCCGCTCTGTCTGGGCGCTGCTCTAGGGGCCAGGTATAAAGGAACAGAGAGAGATGGCTCCTGCATCCTTGGACGTACGTTCCGTGAGCAGCGTGAAGCTACGCGTACGTTAGAACGCCTGTGCCGTGGGAAGGCAGAGCGGATGAGGACGTGGCGGGAGGGGGTGCTCAGAGCAGCGTGCCGCAGTGGAGCCCCGCGTCAGGGCAGGCCTCGTGGCCGAGGCGCGGTCGAAGAGAGGTGTCCCAGTAGCCAGTCAGCCTGGAGCGGCCTGGAGGCGGGGGAGCAGAGCTGAGGCAGAGGTTCCGGGACCGCCCAGGGCTGTGCCCCATTCTGTTCTCCGTCTCCTCCAGCATGTCTTCATTATTTCATGCTCAGCCATGGCAGAAGCTGAATTAATACGTTAAACAGACATTAGTCAAGCAAGGCCTCCTGGTCATCTTTGGCGTGCAGGCTTCAACGCTGGAAATAGCTGAGTGGAAAGATGTCATAATGTAATGCATATTCACTGACCACATATTCAAcgtaaacaaaacagaagaaataagtcCTCGCCATTGGAATTGACACTCAAAGGAAGGATGCAGGAAAAAAAACTTAAGAGACGATGGCAGAAACTGCATGACCCAACCAACAGTGGTCTCAGCAGGCCGTGGGAGCAGCGTGCTGGGCCGTCAGGGCCTCCGGCTGGGAGGGGGGCTGTTCTCAGGCCAGCGGCCGTGGTGTCCCCGCTCTGTGCCAGCCCTCCCCCTGCAGGGGTGCCCATCAGTGAGACGCGGCTCCTGCCCTTGCACTCACTGTCCGGTCGGCTTGTGTCTgtctcatctcctcctcctgtccTTGCTGACCCAGCCGCCTGTCTGTCCCTTGACGCCCTCTAGCCTGCTCTTCCCCACCTGTCCTGTCCGTCCTGATGggtcctctccctcttcctcttcctacTCTTTACCCCACGCCCTGAATCCCAGGAAAGGATTAAAGGATGAGCAGTCCAGCTGCGCCCACCTGAACAAACACTCGATCGTCCCACGGCCGCCCCAGGTGTTTTTCTTCGCAGGTAGGAGCTGGTCACCTTCGAATCCATCGCCCCTCGGTAGTGCCTTGGGTGACGGAAACGCGTTTGTCCAGGGAGCCGTCGTTAGCACTGAGGCGCTGAGGAGGGCCGGGGCTTTCCAGCGAGGCCTTCCAGTGCTGTGAGCTGAGTGCCCAATGCAGGAATCATCACCTCGAATTAACCGCAGCCCTGGCACATTGCTGGCTTCATCTGCGAGCCCTGGCCTCCTCCGTGCAGTTGACCTTGGTGTCTGCTTGTCTAATAGCTTTGCTAATCGTTGTTGTTAGGATACGCTGCAAGAGAGAACGGTGGCGGTTGAGTGGCTGCTCTGGGTGGACAGAATGAAGTCCTCTTCAGCTTCTGATTGAAGAGTATTTctaaaaagttaaatgaaaatcaGGATCTGACATACATTTGCCATTTAGCTTAATAAACACACATTCCTGAGTCCAAAAAGTTTTTGATAAAGTGATTTACGTTGTttgtttagaatttaaaaaatcctatCAGAGAATTGAAGATCATTGGTTGCTGAAACAGATCAGGTTTTAAACTTGTGATGAAACACCTTCTGAAACCAAGGTCTATGCAGTGTTCATAGAGCACGTGCATCGGTCCAGCAGACCCTTGTTGAGGCTGTGAGGGGTGGTGGGAGGTGCGGATTTGCCCAAAGCTGGCCTCACCCTGGAGGGCAGGCCGAGCAGGAAAGGAGCAGGGAGGGGGGGTGCCCTGTCCCCAGCATCCCGGGGTGCACCTGTGGTGGCCGCGGCTGGCCCCGCCCAGGATGGTGGGCAGGTCCTGCTGGAGCTCAAGAGCTCTGCCAGTGAAGGGTGGGGCCTGGGCTCGGACTTGGTCCCCGTCCCCGGCATGGGCGCCTTCCGCTGTGCCGGGGCCTGGGGCCTGCACAGGATGTGGGGTCTCTCCTGTGCTCCAGAGTCCcgctttcctctctttttccatGTATGTTTCCTGTCTTGAAGCTGAATTACTGTCTGTTTGGTTATTTGGTTTTAGTCTCAGCTTCCTTCTGGTTCTCACTGAAGCAGATCATTGCTGTAAAGACCATTAGGTTGGTATTGCTTCTTTGACTCCCTCCTGCCTGAGTGTGTGAAGAAGAGAGTCCTCCCCACACttgagtggggaggaggggctcAGGGCCACATAcacctccccccgccacccccgctAGGTCTGCTGTTCCAAAATCTGGAAACTTGCTTTCCTCAAGGCTGTTTCCTGTTGTTTTTGTCTTGTGATAATCTTGTTGTACTTTTCGTATTCCATTTCCAGTATCAGTGCTTTTCTTAAGAAAAACTTCCTTTATGTGCTGTGAACGTGGCTTTTTTTTTGTTCACCTTGTCTAGTAGAACAGTGAGAGTGaacatcgctcagtcgtgtctgactctctgcgacttcatagactgtacagtccgtggaattctccaggccagaatactggagtgggtagcctttcccttctccaggggatcttcccaacccaggaatgggacccagggtctcctgctttgcaggcggattctttagcaactgagctatcagggaagccagtaaaatggtaaaaaataaaaccaattaaaaaaatcctGGGTTTGCAGTCACTAGTTTCTAATGCCTGAATTTTCCCTTTTATCTTGAAAGTTTGTAAACTTGGTCTGTGTTTGGTTTACTCTAAGCAGTTCCCTGTACTGAACACTGACGTGCATGGAATGAACCGGAGTCAAGAGAGACAAACCTGGTGGGAAAAAGCCTTGTACTCGCCTCTCTTCCCCGCCTCGGAGTGTGAAGGTAAGGAGGCCTGACGCGGTCCTTCCCCTGCTCAGATCTCTTAGCTCCGTAAAGAGCAGTCTGTTCCTTTTGCCGTGAATATCGGTCCAGGAGCATTTGTGTGGCAGGCGTTGGTCAGGGGCAACTGGGGACACAAGAGGTGAGCACGGGCTGGACCCCACTCTTATGCCCACCAACAGCCTAGGGCGGGGTGGGCCGTGGAGACACGTAAGCCCCCAGTGAGGGGGGCAAAGGCGGGAGGGGTGGTGGCCAGTCAGGGTGGGAACCAGAGGTCCCCCCAGGCCCAGCCGAGGCTGGAGAGACCAGCAGGGGATGAGCCGAGTTGGTCAGCAGGCTCGTGAGTTCTGCCGCGTTAGGTGGAGTTTGAacagggaggagaagagggccgCTTGCAAGAGCTCACCTTGGAGGGTGTCAGGtcaggtgctttttttttctaaagcaatTCTAGCAATAGAATCAGAGTGGGGAAGGAATGGAAAGACTGGAGGACACCTGCCGGGGCTCTTGGGCTCTTGCTGTGGTCTGGGATGACAAGATAAAGGCCCCTGTTGGGGAAGGAGAGCAGAGAGCAGCCCTGGGGGGCTGTGTGGAGGAGGCCAGAGTTTGCTGAGTGCCTTTCTGTGACAGCGAGCCATGGGAGAGCACTTGGGCAGACCAGGGAGAGGGACATGGGGGCAGACTGGGGAAGGGCTTCTCGAACCTCCCGGCAGGGGCACCTCCTCGGAAGCAACAAACAGCCCAGGCCTGCCATTCTGGGGGAGGAGAGACCGAGGAGGTGGTCAAGCGGTCAGCTCGGCCTGACCCCGTGCGGCCAGCCGTGGTCGCCTGGGCTCCGCCGGCTGCGGTGCTGGTCTCGTGGTCTTTCCGCTCAGGGCCCTGGGAGGAGGCCGGGCTCCGGTTGGTATTCACGTGTTCACGTGTGcgtcccatctcccctccccgcccGCAGGGCAGTGCCCTCGCAGCCTGGCCTCAGCTGACAGGGGGACCTGGGGTTGTCCACGTCTTCGTCCTGTGGGCACAGAAGCAGctccccacctctgcctcccCAAGGGTCATCAGGGCAGCAGAGTCTTCATTTCCAGCATCTTTTTTATTTAACAGCCTCTATTGAAGGCCGGCTCCTTTGCCATTAGCTAATATTTAGCCACTCTTCATTATTTCCAAGGTGCTTCAATCTTTACAGCCCCCACAAAAAGCCTGGTTTTGCCTCAGATGGTGCACCCATCTGAATGGGTCCAGCTGTTCGGCCCAGGCCTGAGTGCTGGCCGTAGCCCTGAGGTCCAAGCGTGCTCTCTCTCCAGCGGCCTCTGCACACTGCGCTCTGGAGATGCAGGGATGATAGGAGTGCAGACTGGACCCTGACCTGAGTCCAGTGGGAGCCCTGACTGAGCAAGTCCCAGTTGCGGTCACGGGGAATGCAGATGGGGAGGGCCAGGGGGCCCCACACCCAGGAAGTGCCGCCTGGAACGGGGGCGGGTAGGGGCCTGCACGGGGTGACTCCCAAGCACCCTGGGTTGGCTTCATACCTGGGCCGCGGGGGTGACCCCCAAGCACCCCGGGTGGGCTTCCCCTGGGCCGCGGAGACGTCATGGTGGCCTCGGCCTGGTTTCCTGTCACTAGCGAGGCAGCTGCTCCAGCTCTTGGCCTGTGGTTTTCCGTGCCGTGCCTTGTAGGTGCTGCACCGGCTCGTGGCACACAGAGCTCTTTGTAATTGCCGTGTGGCGTGCAGGAACGTTCTCAGTGGACAAAGCACGGTAGCCAGGTTTTCAGATGACCTGCCACTCTCAGCTACCCCTGGTGGTTGCCTGGTGGTGATGTCATGAAGCCTGGTTCTTCCAGCCCGGGGTAGGGGGTTGCCGGAGGGCAGGGTGCAGTCTGAGGAGCAGCTCAGCCCGGAGAGCAGGTGGCCTCACCGGCTCAGCAGCCAGGCCTGCCGACTCCCCTCTCTCCTGAAGCTTCTGACGCCGCTCACGCCTCATAAGAAGCCTGTGCAGCTCTGAGTCAGGGCCTGACTGGAgagccccagcctccctgtcGGGGAGGAGGAAGTGTTCCTTTTTCCGAGCAAGTCGGGAGATGGAGGCCCCAGAGGGCAGCAGCACGACCCTGGAGGGCAGCGAGGGAACGCCCCCTCCCTTGCCCTGCTGTgtgtccacaca
It encodes the following:
- the KIAA0232 gene encoding uncharacterized protein KIAA0232 homolog isoform X2, with protein sequence MRPVCAVAVDDLPSESSSSSYPGPVSVSEMSLLHALGPVQTWLGQELEKCGIDAMIYTRYVLSLLLHDSYDYDLQEQENDIFLGWEKGAYKKWGKSKKKCSDLTLEEMKKQAAVQCLRSASDESSGIETLVEELCSRLKDLQSQQEEKIHKKLEGSPSPEAELSPTAKDQVEMYYEAFPPLSEKPVCLQEIMTVWNKSAVGSYSSSSSSSTAPPASTDTPSPKDCNSEGEIIRERSGDAPPASLHERTQSGRSHSEKENRFRNGPSEERPAPPPPSKKQSRHRPDGKPRPRSWSSGSSEAGSSSSGNQGEPKASAKCVKLRHKVREIRNKKGARSGQSRLSLKRGEKAERSPHAAGSSSSSGGGGSFRQLCKRGKRPLKELGRKEAGGAEGRDLFLESRTDREYKEEPLWYTEPIAEYFVPLSRKSKLETTYRNRQDAGDVTSAAVEELSESVHGLCISNNNIHKTYLAAGTFIDGHFVEMPAVINEDIDLAGTSFCPLPEDDKYLDDIHLSELTHFYEVDIDQSMLDPGASETTQGESRILNMIRQKSKEKTDFEAECCIVLDGMELQGERAIWADCTSSVGAEGFLLQDLGSLAQFWECCSSSSGDADGESFAGDSPVRLSPTLDSTALNPHLLAGNQELFSDINEGSGINSCFSVFEVQCSNSVLPFSFETLNLGNENTDSSANMLGKTQSRLLIWTKNSAFEENEHCSNLSTRTCSPWSHSEETRSDNETLSVQFEESTQFNAEDINYVVPRVSSNYVDEELLDFLQDETCQQNSRTLGEIPTLVFQKKSKLESICGIQLEQKTENKAFETTQACSEGSPRGDGYSSGVIKDIWTKMADRNSAALLEIESVDDELFPTDVNNYCCCLDAEAPMEPLQEPNKAVQRSEYHLWEGQKETLEKRAFVSGELSKVDGGDYTTPSKPWDVAQDKGNSFILGGVYGELKTFNSDAGWAVVPPSHAKGSLLQCAASDVVTIAGTDVFMTPGNSFAPGHRQLWKPFVSLEQNDQPKSGENGLNKGFSFIFHEDLLGACGNFQVEDPGLEYPFSSFDLSNPFSQVLHVECSFEPEGIASFSPSFKPKSILCSDSDSEVFHPRICDVDRTQYRAIRISPRTHFRPISASELSPGGGSESEFESERDEANVPIPSQVDAFEDPQADLKPLEEDAEKEGHYYGKSELESGKFLPRLKKSGMEKSAQTSLDSQEESAGVLPAGERNPCLECSMSEPLEIDLESPEANCKIMAQCEEEINHFCSCKAGCQFPAYEDNPVSSGQLEEFPVLNTDVHGMNRSQERQTWWEKALYSPLFPASECEECYTNAKGENGIEEYPDVKEMPSNEERLLDFNRVSSVYEARCTAEQDAGAQPNGFHRTPRCSAGSAAEDSGSEGGGEWADPGAEALFSRTHL
- the KIAA0232 gene encoding uncharacterized protein KIAA0232 homolog isoform X5 — translated: MKKQAAVQCLRSASDESSGIETLVEELCSRLKDLQSQQEEKIHKKLEGSPSPEAELSPTAKDQVEMYYEAFPPLSEKPVCLQEIMTVWNKSAVGSYSSSSSSSTAPPASTDTPSPKDCNSEGEIIRERSGDAPPASLHERTQSGRSHSEKENRFRNGPSEERPAPPPPSKKQSRHRPDGKPRPRSWSSGSSEAGSSSSGNQGEPKASAKCVKLRHKVREIRNKKGARSGQSRLSLKRGEKAERSPHAAGSSSSSGGGGSFRQLCKRGKRPLKELGRKEAGGAEGRDLFLESRTDREYKEEPLWYTEPIAEYFVPLSRKSKLETTYRNRQDAGDVTSAAVEELSESVHGLCISNNNIHKTYLAAGTFIDGHFVEMPAVINEDIDLAGTSFCPLPEDDKYLDDIHLSELTHFYEVDIDQSMLDPGASETTQGESRILNMIRQKSKEKTDFEAECCIVLDGMELQGERAIWADCTSSVGAEGFLLQDLGSLAQFWECCSSSSGDADGESFAGDSPVRLSPTLDSTALNPHLLAGNQELFSDINEGSGINSCFSVFEVQCSNSVLPFSFETLNLGNENTDSSANMLGKTQSRLLIWTKNSAFEENEHCSNLSTRTCSPWSHSEETRSDNETLSVQFEESTQFNAEDINYVVPRVSSNYVDEELLDFLQDETCQQNSRTLGEIPTLVFQKKSKLESICGIQLEQKTENKAFETTQACSEGSPRGDGYSSGVIKDIWTKMADRNSAALLEIESVDDELFPTDVNNYCCCLDAEAPMEPLQEPNKAVQRSEYHLWEGQKETLEKRAFVSGELSKVDGGDYTTPSKPWDVAQDKGNSFILGGVYGELKTFNSDAGWAVVPPSHAKGSLLQCAASDVVTIAGTDVFMTPGNSFAPGHRQLWKPFVSLEQNDQPKSGENGLNKGFSFIFHEDLLGACGNFQVEDPGLEYPFSSFDLSNPFSQVLHVECSFEPEGIASFSPSFKPKSILCSDSDSEVFHPRICDVDRTQYRAIRISPRTHFRPISASELSPGGGSESEFESERDEANVPIPSQVDAFEDPQADLKPLEEDAEKEGHYYGKSELESGKFLPRLKKSGMEKSAQTSLDSQEESAGVLPAGERNPCLECSMSEPLEIDLESPEANCKIMAQCEEEINHFCSCKAGCQFPAYEDNPVSSGQLEEQFPVLNTDVHGMNRSQERQTWWEKALYSPLFPASECEECYTNAKGENGIEEYPDVKEMPSNEERLLDFNRVSSVYEARCTAEQDAGAQPNGFHRTPRCSAGSAAEDSGSEGGGEWADPGAEALFSRTHL
- the KIAA0232 gene encoding uncharacterized protein KIAA0232 homolog isoform X6; protein product: MSSGIETLVEELCSRLKDLQSQQEEKIHKKLEGSPSPEAELSPTAKDQVEMYYEAFPPLSEKPVCLQEIMTVWNKSAVGSYSSSSSSSTAPPASTDTPSPKDCNSEGEIIRERSGDAPPASLHERTQSGRSHSEKENRFRNGPSEERPAPPPPSKKQSRHRPDGKPRPRSWSSGSSEAGSSSSGNQGEPKASAKCVKLRHKVREIRNKKGARSGQSRLSLKRGEKAERSPHAAGSSSSSGGGGSFRQLCKRGKRPLKELGRKEAGGAEGRDLFLESRTDREYKEEPLWYTEPIAEYFVPLSRKSKLETTYRNRQDAGDVTSAAVEELSESVHGLCISNNNIHKTYLAAGTFIDGHFVEMPAVINEDIDLAGTSFCPLPEDDKYLDDIHLSELTHFYEVDIDQSMLDPGASETTQGESRILNMIRQKSKEKTDFEAECCIVLDGMELQGERAIWADCTSSVGAEGFLLQDLGSLAQFWECCSSSSGDADGESFAGDSPVRLSPTLDSTALNPHLLAGNQELFSDINEGSGINSCFSVFEVQCSNSVLPFSFETLNLGNENTDSSANMLGKTQSRLLIWTKNSAFEENEHCSNLSTRTCSPWSHSEETRSDNETLSVQFEESTQFNAEDINYVVPRVSSNYVDEELLDFLQDETCQQNSRTLGEIPTLVFQKKSKLESICGIQLEQKTENKAFETTQACSEGSPRGDGYSSGVIKDIWTKMADRNSAALLEIESVDDELFPTDVNNYCCCLDAEAPMEPLQEPNKAVQRSEYHLWEGQKETLEKRAFVSGELSKVDGGDYTTPSKPWDVAQDKGNSFILGGVYGELKTFNSDAGWAVVPPSHAKGSLLQCAASDVVTIAGTDVFMTPGNSFAPGHRQLWKPFVSLEQNDQPKSGENGLNKGFSFIFHEDLLGACGNFQVEDPGLEYPFSSFDLSNPFSQVLHVECSFEPEGIASFSPSFKPKSILCSDSDSEVFHPRICDVDRTQYRAIRISPRTHFRPISASELSPGGGSESEFESERDEANVPIPSQVDAFEDPQADLKPLEEDAEKEGHYYGKSELESGKFLPRLKKSGMEKSAQTSLDSQEESAGVLPAGERNPCLECSMSEPLEIDLESPEANCKIMAQCEEEINHFCSCKAGCQFPAYEDNPVSSGQLEEQFPVLNTDVHGMNRSQERQTWWEKALYSPLFPASECEECYTNAKGENGIEEYPDVKEMPSNEERLLDFNRVSSVYEARCTAEQDAGAQPNGFHRTPRCSAGSAAEDSGSEGGGEWADPGAEALFSRTHL